In Diadema setosum chromosome 19, eeDiaSeto1, whole genome shotgun sequence, a genomic segment contains:
- the LOC140242482 gene encoding uncharacterized protein: MTNNQLVFVMVLLHVTFTTSEHLLEATLGQNVTLPCSLEIDDTVSARYWDYLRTIEPMSECKNQSLNQLVAVFPLNGLIRYGTHVTQDLKSKVTLQPNYDLLIFQVSLLDTGCYKCSNTFIHNSGHGGTVIEESFILIVKNRNDSELLVAASDVSVHSESGEDVTLQCSLENAGNVLVQHWKYIHSTEPLLTCENQSYEDLVTAYPGNDTFECAERVTRQFKSRFIVKYDFSLLLSNITRYDSGCYLCSQILKTGQLKFGIPKMLLVTNNSDSDDDVPESAPKAPLTWVYILVAIAVILIGLLIVLIQKDLEVVRERKAERRMIGVKEK, encoded by the exons ATGACCAATAATCAGCTCGTTTTCGTTATGGTTCTTCTCCATG TAACATTTACGACATCGGAACATCTGTTGGAGGCTACGCTGGGCCAAAATGTGACACTGCCGTGTTCCTTAGAAATTGATGACACTGTGTCTGCCCGTTATTGGGATTACTTACGCACAATAGAGCCAATGTCCGAGTGCAAGAACCAGAGCTTAAATCAGCTTGTTGCCGTATTTCCATTAAATGGTTTGATAAGATACGGAACTCATGTGACACAAGACTTGAAATCCAAAGTAACCCTACAGCCCAACTACGACCTGTTAATTTTTCAAGTCTCCCTCCTCGATACCGGATGCTACAAATGTAGCAATACCTTTATACATAATAGTGGGCATGGTGGTACAGTCATCGAGGAGTCGTTCATTCTTATAGTAAAGAACAGGAACGATTCAG AATTATTGGTTGCGGCTTCTGACGTTTCAGTTCATTCTGAGTCGGGTGAAGATGTAACCCTTCAGTGTTCACTCGAAAATGCTGGCAACGTGCTGGTGCAGCACTGGAAGTACATCCACTCAACAGAGCCATTGCTCACGTGCGAGAATCAGAGCTACGAGGATCTCGTTACTGCATATCCAGGGAATGATACATTTGAATGTGCCGAACGCGTAACACGTCAGTTCAAATCCCGATTTATCGTGAAGTACGACTTTTCTCTGTTACTTTCCAATATCACCCGATATGATTCGGGTTGCTATCTCTGCAGCCAGATTTTGAAAACCGGTCAACTAAAGTTTGGTATCCCGAAGATGCTTCTCGTAACGAACAATAGTGATTCAGATGACGACG TGCCAGAGTCAGCACCAAAGGCACCTTTGACTTGGGTTTACATCCTTGTTGCAATCGCAGTGATCCTGATAGGCCTACTGATCGTCCTCATACAAAAAG